One Pirellulales bacterium DNA window includes the following coding sequences:
- a CDS encoding acyl-CoA dehydrogenase family protein: MDFGIPSETREMLDAMREFVEQECYALEPLVNEKGFGGAKTELNSLRSKVRERGWWCPQIHKEHGGMGLTLLEHGMVSEVLGRSPLGHYAFNCQAPDAGNMEILIQFATPEQKKRFLEPLLQGQIRSCFSMTEPGRPGSNPTWMETTAVKDGNDYVINGRKWFTSAADGAAFAVVMAVTDPSAPPHARASQILVPCDTPGFNFIRNIPIMGHAGGDYDSHAEIEYVDCRVPQSNLLGAEGAGFAIAQERLGPGRIHHCMRWIGICERSFDLMCRRAASREVAPDRALGTKQIVQAWIAESRAEINAARLMVLQAAWKIDHVGMYEAREEISCIKFFVADVLLKVIDRAIQAHGALGVTSDTPLAAFLRNERGARIYDGPDEVHKMVVAKRILKNYGIQVSG, encoded by the coding sequence GGCGGCGCCAAGACCGAGCTCAATTCGTTGCGTAGCAAAGTGCGCGAGCGCGGCTGGTGGTGCCCGCAGATTCACAAGGAGCACGGCGGCATGGGGCTGACGCTGCTCGAGCACGGCATGGTCAGCGAGGTGTTGGGGCGCAGCCCGCTCGGGCATTACGCCTTCAACTGCCAGGCCCCCGACGCCGGCAACATGGAAATCCTGATCCAATTCGCCACGCCCGAGCAGAAGAAGCGTTTTCTCGAGCCGCTGCTGCAGGGTCAGATTCGCAGTTGCTTCTCGATGACGGAGCCGGGGCGTCCGGGTTCGAACCCGACGTGGATGGAGACGACCGCGGTCAAAGATGGCAACGACTACGTGATCAACGGCCGCAAGTGGTTCACCTCGGCGGCCGACGGCGCGGCGTTTGCCGTGGTGATGGCGGTGACCGATCCCAGCGCTCCGCCTCATGCCCGGGCGAGCCAGATCCTGGTGCCGTGCGATACGCCGGGCTTCAACTTCATTCGCAACATCCCGATCATGGGGCACGCCGGCGGCGACTACGACAGTCATGCCGAGATCGAGTATGTCGACTGTCGCGTGCCGCAGTCGAATCTGCTGGGAGCGGAAGGCGCCGGCTTTGCCATTGCCCAGGAGCGTCTCGGTCCGGGACGCATCCACCACTGCATGCGGTGGATCGGCATCTGCGAGCGCTCGTTCGACCTGATGTGCCGCCGGGCTGCCTCGCGCGAGGTGGCGCCCGATCGCGCGCTCGGCACCAAGCAGATTGTCCAGGCGTGGATTGCCGAGAGTCGTGCCGAGATCAACGCCGCGCGGCTCATGGTGTTGCAGGCCGCGTGGAAGATCGACCACGTCGGCATGTACGAGGCCCGCGAGGAGATTTCGTGCATCAAGTTCTTCGTGGCCGACGTGCTGCTCAAGGTGATCGACCGCGCGATCCAGGCACACGGCGCGCTGGGCGTGACCAGCGACACGCCGCTGGCGGCGTTCTTGCGGAATGAACGGGGCGCGCGCATCTACGACGGCCCGGACGAGGTTCACAAGATGGTCGTGGCGAAGCGCATCTTGAAGAATTATGGAATTCAGGTTTCGGGTTGA
- a CDS encoding NIPSNAP family protein yields the protein MLLEAGLAALVSTLALVAPAKAEKPADTRCYELRVYTAAPGKLDALHARFRDHTCQLFEKHGMTNVGYWAPLDNSENKLYYILAYPDRAARNQAWQAFLADSEWHTARDASEKDGKLVAGVESTFLHATDYSPKIAPKVGSEPPLFELRTYTCTPDNLDNLDARFRDHTIDLFTKHGMRHFGYWWLDNKQKGAGLTLVYMLEHKSKEACEASFAAFREDPTWIAAKEASEKEADGSLTAPDGVKSVLLVPTDYSPTK from the coding sequence ATGCTGCTGGAAGCTGGACTTGCCGCTCTCGTCTCGACCCTTGCCCTGGTCGCCCCCGCCAAAGCCGAAAAACCTGCCGACACGCGCTGCTACGAACTGCGCGTCTACACGGCCGCGCCCGGCAAGCTCGACGCATTGCACGCGCGCTTCCGCGACCACACCTGCCAGCTGTTCGAAAAGCACGGTATGACGAACGTCGGTTATTGGGCGCCGCTCGACAACTCGGAGAACAAGCTTTACTACATCCTCGCGTATCCCGACCGTGCCGCGCGCAACCAGGCGTGGCAGGCGTTTCTGGCCGATTCCGAGTGGCACACCGCGCGCGATGCCTCGGAGAAGGATGGCAAGCTGGTCGCCGGCGTCGAGTCGACCTTCCTGCATGCCACCGACTATTCACCGAAGATCGCCCCCAAGGTGGGCAGCGAACCGCCGCTCTTCGAGCTGCGCACCTACACCTGCACGCCGGACAATCTCGACAACCTCGACGCGCGCTTTCGCGATCACACGATCGACCTCTTCACGAAGCACGGCATGCGACACTTCGGCTACTGGTGGCTCGACAACAAGCAAAAAGGCGCGGGCCTGACACTCGTCTATATGCTCGAGCACAAGTCGAAAGAGGCGTGCGAAGCCAGCTTCGCCGCCTTCCGCGAAGATCCCACATGGATCGCCGCCAAAGAGGCCTCGGAAAAAGAAGCGGACGGCTCGCTCACCGCGCCCGACGGCGTGAAGTCGGTCCTGCTGGTGCCGACTGATTACTCGCCGACGAAGTAA
- a CDS encoding phosphotransferase family protein encodes MFEQYLDRTKTIRSGEELDLARLEPFLREHLPQTEGPLAIEQFPSGHSNLTYLVKFGTHEYVLRRPPFGSKVKTAHDMGREFRVLKHLHAHYAPAPEPLCHTDELDVIGAPFYVMRRIPGVILRRDPPPGLDLTPEIATRLGESFIDNLADLHAVDYAEIGLADLGKPEGYVERQVSGWIKRYSGSQTDEIPEVERVAAWLTENLPAENSAALIHNDYKLDNVLLDTRDITKIAGVLDWEMSTLGEPLSDLATTVSYWIEETDSPELQLIRWGPTTVPGSLTRQQLVDRYAARTGRDTSNIVYYFVLALFKTAVIAQQIYYRYHQGLTQDQRFAFFIEATKILVRAADAAKDRGTL; translated from the coding sequence ATGTTCGAGCAGTATCTCGACAGAACGAAGACGATTCGCTCGGGCGAAGAACTCGATCTCGCGCGGCTTGAGCCGTTTTTGCGCGAGCATCTTCCGCAGACCGAGGGGCCGCTGGCGATCGAGCAGTTTCCCTCGGGGCACTCGAATCTCACCTACCTGGTGAAGTTTGGCACGCACGAGTACGTGTTGCGCCGTCCGCCGTTCGGCAGCAAGGTCAAGACCGCGCACGACATGGGACGCGAGTTTCGCGTGCTGAAGCACTTGCACGCGCATTACGCTCCCGCGCCCGAGCCCTTGTGCCATACCGATGAACTCGACGTCATCGGAGCGCCGTTCTATGTCATGCGTCGCATCCCGGGAGTCATCCTGCGGCGCGATCCGCCGCCGGGGTTGGACCTCACGCCCGAGATCGCGACGCGGTTGGGCGAATCGTTCATCGACAATCTGGCCGATCTGCATGCCGTGGACTACGCGGAGATCGGCCTGGCGGATCTCGGCAAGCCCGAGGGGTACGTCGAGCGGCAGGTGAGTGGCTGGATCAAGCGCTACAGCGGCTCGCAGACCGACGAGATCCCGGAGGTGGAACGTGTGGCGGCGTGGTTGACGGAGAACTTGCCTGCCGAGAATAGTGCCGCGCTGATTCACAACGACTACAAGCTCGACAACGTGCTGCTCGACACGCGCGATATCACGAAGATCGCCGGCGTGCTCGACTGGGAAATGTCGACCCTTGGCGAGCCCCTCTCCGATCTGGCCACGACGGTGAGCTACTGGATTGAGGAGACGGACTCGCCCGAGCTGCAGTTGATCCGCTGGGGCCCGACCACCGTGCCGGGGAGCCTGACACGGCAGCAACTGGTCGATCGCTACGCCGCGCGGACGGGGCGCGACACGTCGAACATCGTCTACTACTTCGTGCTGGCGCTGTTCAAGACGGCGGTCATCGCGCAGCAGATCTATTATCGCTACCACCAGGGACTGACCCAGGATCAGCGCTTCGCGTTTTTTATCGAGGCGACAAAGATCCTGGTCCGCGCGGCCGACGCGGCGAAGGATCGCGGGACGCTGTAG